A genomic window from Sphingobacterium spiritivorum includes:
- a CDS encoding NADP-dependent malic enzyme → MSKINRKQEALNYHSKGRPGKIEVVPTKPTNSQRDLSLAYSPGVAEPCLAIAANKEDAYKYTAKGNLVAVISNGTAVLGLGDIGAQAGKPVMEGKGLLFKIFADIDVFDIELDTKNVDEFVNIVKALEPTFGGINLEDIKAPECFEIERRLKAEMSIPVMHDDQHGTAIISGAALINACELQHKDISEVKIVVNGAGAAAISCTGMYMSVGAKKENIVMLDSKGVIRSDRENLDKMKAEFATDRDIHTLADALKNADVFIGLSAADVMTEEMLLSMADKPIVLAMANPNPEIAYDLAVATRSDIIMGTGRSDYPNQVNNVLGFPYIFRGALDVRATGINEAMKIAAVKAIADLAKQSVPEAVNQAYNANNLKFGIDYIIPKPNDPRLITEVSVAVAKAAIESGVARMPITDWDKYKEDLRQRMGKDDRIMRDLTMVAKRDAKRVVFAEADNYKILRAAQIVKEEGIAVPILLGKKAKINKLIDDYALELEGVEIIDPVEEIESERYQKFADHLYKKRQRRGLSRLDAEKMLLDRNYFGASLVEFGEADTLISGMTKNYAKTIRPALHVIGAQPGSKIAGMYMMLTEKGPVFFGDTTVNVDPCPEELVDITVLLDKAIRKMGIEPRIALLSYSNFGSNDGKTPQKVRKAAQLLHDQYPSIIVDGDLQANFAMNPELLTANFPFSNLNGHAANTLVFPNLESGNIAYKLLQEIGNAEAVGPILLGMNKPVHVLQLDSSVREIVNMVTIAVVDVQSYQKGRQ, encoded by the coding sequence ATGAGTAAAATTAATCGCAAGCAGGAAGCCTTAAACTACCATTCAAAAGGACGTCCGGGCAAGATCGAGGTAGTGCCTACAAAACCTACGAATTCACAGAGAGATCTATCATTAGCATATTCCCCTGGTGTAGCAGAGCCATGTCTGGCTATCGCCGCTAACAAAGAAGATGCTTATAAATATACAGCAAAAGGAAACCTTGTCGCAGTCATCAGTAACGGTACTGCAGTATTAGGTCTGGGTGACATCGGAGCACAAGCCGGAAAACCAGTAATGGAAGGTAAAGGTCTGTTGTTCAAAATATTTGCTGACATCGATGTTTTTGACATTGAGTTAGACACCAAAAATGTCGATGAGTTTGTCAATATCGTTAAAGCATTGGAACCTACTTTCGGAGGTATCAATCTGGAAGATATCAAAGCTCCTGAATGTTTTGAAATCGAGAGACGTCTGAAAGCAGAAATGTCAATTCCTGTAATGCATGATGATCAGCACGGTACAGCTATCATTTCGGGTGCGGCTCTGATCAATGCTTGTGAATTACAGCACAAAGATATTTCAGAAGTAAAGATCGTCGTTAACGGAGCGGGAGCAGCAGCGATCTCCTGTACAGGGATGTATATGTCTGTAGGTGCTAAAAAAGAGAACATCGTCATGCTGGACAGCAAAGGTGTAATCCGCAGTGACCGTGAGAATCTGGATAAAATGAAAGCAGAATTCGCGACAGACCGTGATATCCACACGCTGGCAGATGCATTGAAAAATGCAGATGTATTTATCGGCCTTTCTGCAGCAGACGTGATGACAGAAGAAATGCTGTTATCCATGGCAGACAAACCGATCGTACTGGCAATGGCTAATCCGAATCCGGAAATCGCTTATGACCTGGCAGTAGCGACACGCTCAGATATTATCATGGGTACAGGCCGTTCAGATTATCCTAATCAGGTAAACAATGTACTTGGATTCCCATATATCTTCCGTGGTGCACTGGACGTAAGAGCAACAGGCATCAATGAAGCAATGAAAATTGCTGCCGTAAAAGCGATTGCTGATCTTGCAAAACAATCCGTTCCGGAAGCGGTAAATCAGGCGTACAATGCCAACAATTTAAAATTTGGTATAGACTATATCATTCCAAAACCAAACGACCCGAGATTGATTACGGAAGTTTCGGTAGCTGTAGCTAAAGCAGCAATAGAATCCGGTGTAGCCCGTATGCCAATCACAGACTGGGATAAATATAAAGAAGATTTGCGTCAGCGCATGGGGAAAGATGACCGCATTATGCGCGATCTGACTATGGTGGCCAAACGTGATGCTAAGCGTGTTGTATTTGCTGAAGCAGATAATTATAAAATCCTTCGTGCAGCACAGATTGTCAAAGAAGAGGGTATTGCAGTTCCGATCTTATTAGGTAAAAAAGCTAAAATCAACAAATTGATTGATGATTATGCGCTGGAACTGGAAGGTGTGGAAATCATAGATCCTGTAGAAGAAATCGAATCAGAACGTTATCAGAAATTTGCGGATCACCTGTACAAGAAAAGACAACGTCGCGGTCTTTCAAGACTGGATGCTGAAAAAATGTTACTGGATCGCAATTACTTCGGAGCAAGTCTGGTTGAATTTGGTGAAGCGGACACGCTTATCTCAGGTATGACCAAGAATTATGCGAAGACCATCAGACCGGCACTTCATGTCATCGGTGCACAACCAGGCAGCAAGATCGCAGGTATGTATATGATGCTGACTGAAAAAGGACCTGTTTTCTTCGGAGATACAACTGTAAATGTAGATCCTTGTCCGGAGGAGTTAGTCGATATCACAGTCTTATTGGACAAAGCTATCCGCAAGATGGGTATTGAGCCGCGTATTGCATTATTGTCATACTCTAATTTCGGATCTAACGATGGTAAAACGCCTCAGAAAGTGCGTAAAGCAGCTCAGTTACTTCACGATCAATATCCGTCCATCATCGTAGACGGTGATTTACAGGCAAACTTTGCTATGAACCCTGAATTACTGACAGCAAATTTCCCTTTCAGCAATCTAAACGGTCATGCCGCTAACACTTTAGTATTCCCTAATCTGGAGTCCGGAAATATCGCTTATAAACTGCTTCAGGAAATTGGAAATGCAGAAGCTGTAGGTCCTATCCTATTAGGTATGAACAAACCAGTACACGTATTACAACTGGATAGTTCTGTTCGTGAGATTGTCAACATGGTGACTATCGCCGTAGTAGATGTACAATCTTACCAAAAAGGAAGACAATAA
- the ruvA gene encoding Holliday junction branch migration protein RuvA, whose product MYEYFNGKLVFKAPTHVVLDVNGIGYYIHISLNTFALIKDQENCKLFISFQVREDSQTLFGFATEGERQLFEHLISVSGIGPNTGRMILSSITPEEIQSAIINGQVAVIQKIKGIGPKTAQRLILELQDKLKKQGPDALISPVATKQSVPEEALSALIMLGFVKNQAEKVLNTIINTEPDLSVEQLIKLALKRL is encoded by the coding sequence ATGTACGAATATTTTAACGGTAAATTAGTTTTTAAAGCCCCTACCCATGTTGTTTTAGACGTAAACGGGATCGGCTACTATATCCATATTTCACTCAATACCTTTGCACTGATCAAAGATCAGGAAAACTGTAAATTATTTATTTCATTCCAGGTACGTGAAGATTCGCAGACTCTCTTTGGTTTTGCGACAGAAGGCGAACGCCAATTGTTCGAACATCTCATATCCGTATCCGGCATAGGTCCCAATACGGGTCGTATGATCCTCTCCTCCATCACTCCCGAAGAAATCCAGTCTGCTATTATTAACGGACAGGTGGCAGTGATCCAAAAAATAAAAGGAATCGGCCCCAAAACAGCGCAACGTCTGATTCTGGAATTACAGGATAAACTCAAGAAACAAGGCCCGGATGCTCTTATTTCTCCTGTCGCAACCAAGCAGTCCGTACCGGAGGAAGCACTCAGTGCACTCATCATGCTCGGATTTGTTAAAAATCAGGCCGAGAAGGTTTTAAATACCATTATTAACACAGAACCTGACCTTTCTGTTGAACAACTTATAAAACTAGCCTTAAAACGTTTGTAG
- the sov gene encoding T9SS outer membrane translocon Sov/SprA: MKTNIYALIFAISLIFLCGQTNGQTIRPAQKEQDSTAIPYRFKDHPFLNIHKQYNPFSLEHPNNIKREIIYDTKSGQYIIKENLGAKQYRPPLYLTLPEFRDYEARRSQKNYWEELADKNLAEERRRRLFPVIEIESPAFERIFGGNKIDLIPRGSADITLMGQYNNNANPMFDETRRKQWGFDFDQQINMNLTGHIGTRVKINANFNSTAQFDFENQIRFDYVAKDDDILRRLEIGNVSMPLNSTLIQGVQSLFGVKAQLQFGRLNFTGLLSQQRSRQKEITITNGAQESEYTLQADNYEANQHYFLSQYFRENYNRTLALAPIINTNINISQVEVWLSNRSNSYEDARDVMALMDLGEYQPYNNLISPGSSRLPSTGIPNENSATVSNNLLSLLGDNGRQSNGTFVQSFFAGSGANDNYAKMTYARKLIENRDFTIDRKLGYISLNLPLNADQVLSVAYRYTANGREYQVGEFSTDIPVTPSNPKMLYTKLLKNETLKPKLPIWDLMMKNIYALGAYNVSNSNFILQIYRTEDETGTERPAIYEGQRTAEKTWLELTGLDRLNQQQAQSPDGYFDYLENITIEPKKGKLIFPVVEPFGRDLASQFITGSEQALIDKYTYPELYDSTKVIAQQQFPNKNRYRIKGRYNSAMGTEYQIGAYNITRGSIQVMAGGALLQEGVDYTIDYEIGRLRILNEALMLSGQPIRVTVEDDAMFNLQQKTLMGGRFDYLVNDQLQVGATIMNLTEKPLTEKVNIGEEPMSNTMLGADLTYNAPSRWLTRMVDKLPFLSTKEESNISFYGEFAKLIPGHPRGLDTQNGTTGTTYIDDFENSVSYIDLKNQYSWQISGTPRLFTESNLSDDLRYGYNRALLAVYNIDPIFYRNNSLTPTNITTAELSDHRVREVGEKEVFPNKDTRSGQNDWLQTLDFAYYPNLRGPYNYTTTGVNADGTLANPKSRWGGMFRKIDNTDFEAQNIEFLEMWMMDPVLTNPNKDGGDIYFNLGNISEDILKDGRKSLENALSPVGDLSQVDQTNWGRVTKNQPVIQAFDSDSESRQRQDVGLDGLSDADESSFHGSFLSQLQGVLNPTALAEIQNDPSSDNYMYFRSQQMDQQSAGILKRYQRYNGVDGNSKTNEQSQRDFGVPTSASTLLPDGEDVNRDNNMNEIDEYYQYRISIRQQDMIVGQNHIVDEQTTKVTLANGQQQDIKWYKFRIPLTQYESKFGDVQDFKSIRFIRTFMTNFTDTAIVRLAKLQFVKGEWRRYNPENNPSKVISDYSMGVVASDNSIFDVANINVEENGKRDPIPYIQPPGINRQVDWSNNNYNVRLNEQALSLDVINLRDGYGRGTFKTTSHDFRPYGRIEMFIHAEGMNLRNGDARAFLRVGTDDKYNYYEYDMPLAVTPYGATSPDLIWPNENRMNIQIRLFQDAKMARSKATLNGQPWPLDVPFEYMDGNNRIVVLGAPDISKVRYYMMGVRNPLKGSSTSNSADDGSNITGSFWFNELRLTDFDDKGGWAATARLNLKLADFANVSVSGTKSTIGFGFLSQRMNERRRSEDLYFDLMSNAELGKFFPRSYGLVIPFYFSYSKQTSTPEYNPLNPDIELNSALANMSRNQQDSLMRLVQDYTTRKSFSLTNVRKIRTNNEKPIRPWDIENFSATYAYSAYNHRDFSVASSIQRNYRAALDYNYSNPSVKFIEPFKNVIKSDYLKLIKDINFNLVPSLINFRIDVNRVYSENTIRDNTSDNVLPTLYNKNFNMSRIYGISWDLSKSLRLDFNATNYSIIDEPDGRLNGIKRDTMWNNFWKMGRTTDYNHMLNIAYTLPISKLPYMDWVNVITRYGAQFTWQSEPLLSLRSPDINVGNSIQNNRTIQINPSLNMVGLYNKFGFIRRNSGRNAKGSKAFFIQLLTSIRKIDGAYTKMEGTYLPGYLPKTKAFGYDFEANAPGWGFLFGSQSDILQKAINNNWLSTDSLQTQLFTRSFAENLSLVANLEPIKGLRIDLTAARTDNYNYTATVQYNSGSGTFERVTPFTTGNYSITQIAITTAFKNHQDLFQKFEENRMVTSQRLAQTNANSVGQSADFYADGYGKAQQDVVVNAFLSTYLGKDINKNKLSSIPRTPLPNWRVSYNGLGKLPGLSDVFSSLTVLHSYASQYTISGYSSVIRYEENAGAPSERDINNNFLPKNQFQQISIIDQFVPLVGLDARFKNNISATSEYRKNRNVNFSLQNSQMAILTEEAFVLGVGFRKNNFRLPFGWFSDRKMNNDLNFKLDVAINDRKTLVYRSDLNRSEVSAGNKSISFNPTLDYMLNQTYNIRLFLNTNSVRPYTSQNYATSYTNFGINLRVMFQ, from the coding sequence TTGAAGACAAACATTTACGCTTTAATCTTTGCTATTTCCCTGATTTTTTTATGCGGGCAAACAAATGGGCAAACCATTCGTCCTGCGCAGAAAGAGCAGGATTCTACTGCTATTCCTTACCGGTTTAAGGATCATCCGTTTTTGAATATTCATAAACAATACAATCCGTTTTCTCTGGAGCACCCGAACAATATCAAACGGGAAATTATTTATGACACCAAGTCCGGACAATATATCATCAAAGAAAATCTGGGAGCCAAACAATATCGTCCGCCTCTGTATCTGACCCTTCCTGAATTCCGTGACTATGAAGCCAGACGATCACAGAAAAATTACTGGGAAGAATTAGCAGACAAAAATCTGGCAGAAGAACGCCGTCGTCGTCTGTTTCCGGTTATCGAAATCGAAAGTCCGGCTTTTGAACGTATTTTCGGTGGAAATAAAATCGATCTTATTCCACGTGGAAGCGCGGATATTACCCTCATGGGACAATATAATAACAATGCGAATCCCATGTTTGATGAAACAAGACGCAAGCAATGGGGTTTTGACTTTGACCAGCAGATCAATATGAACCTAACCGGTCATATCGGTACACGTGTAAAGATCAACGCCAATTTTAATTCGACAGCACAGTTTGATTTTGAAAATCAGATACGTTTTGACTATGTAGCTAAAGACGATGATATCTTACGCCGCCTGGAAATCGGTAATGTCTCCATGCCTCTCAACTCTACACTTATTCAGGGTGTACAATCCTTATTCGGGGTAAAGGCACAACTTCAATTCGGACGTCTCAATTTCACAGGATTACTCTCACAACAGCGTTCCAGACAAAAAGAGATTACCATTACAAACGGTGCTCAGGAAAGTGAATATACCTTACAGGCCGACAACTACGAAGCCAATCAGCACTATTTCTTGTCTCAATACTTCAGAGAAAATTATAACCGTACGCTGGCTCTTGCTCCTATTATCAATACCAACATCAATATTTCGCAGGTGGAGGTATGGTTAAGCAACCGTTCCAATTCCTATGAAGATGCCCGTGATGTCATGGCCTTGATGGATTTAGGAGAATATCAACCTTATAATAACCTCATCAGCCCGGGAAGTTCGAGACTCCCTTCCACCGGTATTCCGAATGAAAACAGTGCAACCGTATCCAACAACCTGCTGTCTTTATTAGGCGATAACGGCCGCCAGTCAAACGGGACATTTGTTCAGAGTTTTTTTGCCGGTTCAGGAGCAAACGACAACTATGCCAAGATGACTTACGCACGTAAGCTGATTGAGAACAGAGACTTTACCATAGACAGAAAACTCGGATATATTTCCTTAAATCTTCCGCTCAATGCAGATCAGGTTCTCTCCGTAGCGTATCGTTATACGGCAAACGGCAGAGAATATCAGGTGGGTGAATTCAGTACCGATATTCCGGTGACGCCCTCCAATCCGAAGATGCTGTATACAAAATTATTGAAGAACGAGACCTTAAAACCCAAGCTGCCAATCTGGGACCTGATGATGAAAAACATCTATGCTCTCGGTGCTTACAATGTCTCCAATTCAAACTTTATCCTGCAAATCTACCGTACAGAAGACGAAACAGGAACAGAACGACCAGCGATCTATGAAGGGCAGCGAACGGCGGAAAAAACATGGCTTGAACTGACAGGTCTCGACCGGCTCAATCAACAACAGGCACAGTCCCCTGACGGATATTTCGACTATCTGGAAAATATTACCATTGAACCTAAAAAAGGAAAATTAATCTTCCCTGTCGTCGAACCATTCGGCCGGGATCTCGCAAGCCAGTTTATCACAGGGTCTGAACAGGCACTGATTGATAAATACACCTATCCGGAACTATATGACTCGACCAAAGTTATAGCTCAACAGCAATTTCCAAACAAAAACAGATACCGCATAAAAGGAAGATACAATTCGGCAATGGGCACGGAATACCAAATCGGTGCTTACAACATTACGAGAGGTTCTATTCAGGTCATGGCAGGCGGAGCTCTTCTGCAGGAAGGTGTAGACTATACGATCGACTATGAGATAGGACGTCTTCGTATACTCAATGAAGCACTGATGCTCTCCGGGCAACCGATACGGGTGACTGTAGAAGATGATGCCATGTTCAATCTTCAGCAAAAGACATTGATGGGCGGGCGGTTTGATTACCTCGTGAATGACCAGCTTCAGGTAGGTGCCACGATTATGAACCTGACCGAAAAGCCTTTGACAGAAAAAGTGAATATTGGTGAAGAACCAATGTCCAACACCATGTTGGGAGCAGATCTGACCTATAATGCTCCTTCCAGATGGCTGACCCGTATGGTGGATAAACTGCCATTCCTGAGTACCAAAGAAGAATCCAATATATCCTTCTACGGAGAGTTTGCAAAATTGATACCCGGACACCCCAGAGGACTGGATACCCAGAACGGAACTACAGGAACGACCTACATAGATGATTTTGAAAACAGTGTGTCTTACATTGACCTCAAAAATCAGTATAGCTGGCAGATCTCCGGAACTCCACGCCTCTTTACAGAATCCAATCTCAGTGACGATCTCCGGTACGGATATAATCGCGCATTATTGGCGGTATATAACATTGACCCGATTTTTTACCGGAATAACAGCCTTACACCAACCAATATCACGACTGCCGAACTAAGTGATCACCGTGTACGAGAGGTCGGAGAAAAAGAGGTATTCCCTAATAAAGATACACGCTCCGGCCAGAATGACTGGTTACAGACATTGGATTTTGCCTATTATCCTAATCTGAGAGGCCCGTACAACTATACAACTACAGGAGTAAATGCAGACGGTACATTAGCCAATCCGAAAAGCCGCTGGGGGGGTATGTTCAGAAAGATCGACAATACAGATTTCGAAGCTCAGAATATCGAATTCTTAGAAATGTGGATGATGGATCCTGTGCTGACAAACCCAAATAAAGATGGCGGTGACATTTACTTCAATCTGGGTAACATATCAGAAGATATTCTAAAAGACGGTCGCAAATCTCTTGAAAATGCATTATCTCCGGTAGGAGATCTGTCTCAGGTAGATCAGACCAATTGGGGACGTGTTACGAAAAACCAACCGGTTATTCAGGCATTTGACAGCGATAGCGAAAGTCGTCAACGTCAGGATGTCGGTCTGGACGGACTGAGTGACGCCGACGAGTCATCATTTCATGGCAGTTTCTTATCACAGCTTCAGGGAGTATTAAATCCTACAGCTTTAGCCGAAATACAGAATGACCCTTCCAGTGACAACTACATGTACTTCCGTAGTCAGCAAATGGACCAGCAATCAGCAGGAATACTGAAAAGGTACCAGCGTTACAACGGTGTCGACGGTAACTCCAAAACAAATGAACAATCCCAACGTGACTTTGGCGTACCGACTTCGGCCAGTACATTACTTCCTGACGGAGAAGATGTAAACCGGGACAACAATATGAATGAGATCGACGAGTACTACCAGTACCGCATCTCCATCAGACAACAGGATATGATTGTAGGTCAAAATCATATCGTAGATGAACAAACCACAAAAGTAACTCTGGCTAATGGCCAGCAGCAGGATATCAAATGGTATAAGTTCCGTATTCCATTGACACAATATGAAAGCAAATTCGGGGATGTACAGGATTTCAAATCAATCCGTTTCATCCGTACCTTCATGACCAACTTTACAGATACGGCAATAGTGCGTCTCGCCAAACTTCAGTTTGTAAAAGGAGAATGGAGAAGATACAATCCGGAAAACAACCCTTCCAAAGTCATCAGTGATTACTCAATGGGTGTCGTTGCTTCTGATAACTCTATTTTCGATGTAGCCAATATCAATGTCGAAGAAAACGGAAAAAGAGATCCTATACCGTACATACAGCCTCCGGGCATCAACAGACAGGTCGACTGGAGCAACAACAATTACAATGTAAGACTGAATGAACAAGCCCTTAGTCTCGACGTGATCAATCTCCGTGACGGGTATGGCCGCGGAACATTCAAGACCACTTCGCATGACTTCAGACCATATGGCCGTATTGAAATGTTTATCCATGCAGAAGGAATGAACCTCAGGAATGGAGATGCACGTGCATTTCTGCGTGTGGGGACTGATGATAAATACAACTACTACGAATACGATATGCCATTGGCCGTCACGCCATATGGCGCGACCTCACCGGATCTGATCTGGCCAAATGAAAACCGGATGAATATCCAGATCCGTTTATTCCAGGATGCCAAGATGGCCCGTAGCAAAGCAACATTAAACGGTCAGCCCTGGCCGCTGGATGTGCCATTTGAATATATGGATGGCAACAATCGTATTGTTGTATTGGGAGCTCCGGATATCAGTAAAGTCCGCTATTATATGATGGGGGTACGAAACCCTTTAAAAGGCAGTTCGACCAGTAACTCCGCCGATGATGGAAGCAACATTACAGGATCATTCTGGTTTAATGAACTTCGCCTTACAGACTTTGATGATAAAGGGGGCTGGGCAGCGACAGCTCGTCTGAATCTAAAACTTGCAGATTTTGCAAACGTCTCTGTATCGGGAACTAAATCTACAATTGGGTTCGGATTCCTATCTCAACGAATGAATGAACGCCGTCGTTCGGAAGATCTGTATTTTGACCTGATGTCTAATGCTGAACTGGGAAAATTTTTCCCTAGAAGTTACGGACTGGTCATACCGTTTTATTTCAGCTATTCTAAACAGACATCTACTCCGGAATACAATCCCTTGAATCCGGATATCGAACTGAACTCTGCATTAGCCAATATGTCGCGTAATCAGCAGGATTCATTAATGAGACTGGTGCAAGACTATACAACGCGTAAGAGTTTCAGTCTGACCAATGTGCGTAAGATCAGGACTAACAACGAGAAGCCGATCAGACCATGGGACATTGAAAACTTCAGTGCGACATACGCTTACTCAGCATACAATCACAGAGATTTCTCAGTAGCCTCCTCTATTCAGCGTAACTATCGCGCAGCATTGGACTACAACTACAGTAATCCTTCTGTCAAGTTTATAGAGCCTTTCAAGAATGTCATTAAATCCGATTACCTCAAACTGATTAAAGACATCAATTTTAACCTTGTTCCATCGCTGATCAATTTCAGAATAGATGTAAATCGGGTATACAGTGAAAATACAATCCGGGATAATACTTCTGACAACGTATTACCGACATTGTACAATAAAAACTTCAACATGAGCCGTATCTACGGAATCAGCTGGGATCTGAGCAAATCCCTGCGTCTGGATTTCAATGCGACGAACTACTCCATCATTGATGAACCAGATGGCCGGCTGAATGGAATAAAAAGAGATACCATGTGGAACAACTTCTGGAAAATGGGAAGAACCACAGATTACAACCACATGTTGAATATTGCATATACGTTGCCAATCTCCAAACTACCTTACATGGATTGGGTGAATGTGATAACCCGGTACGGAGCACAGTTTACATGGCAAAGTGAACCTTTATTATCGCTGCGCAGCCCGGATATAAATGTAGGTAACAGTATTCAGAATAACCGCACAATACAGATCAACCCATCGCTGAATATGGTTGGTCTCTATAACAAATTTGGGTTTATCAGACGTAATTCAGGACGTAATGCAAAAGGTTCAAAAGCCTTCTTTATTCAGCTCCTGACTTCTATCCGCAAGATTGACGGGGCCTATACTAAAATGGAGGGAACCTACCTGCCTGGGTATCTTCCGAAAACAAAAGCTTTTGGTTATGATTTTGAAGCCAATGCTCCGGGCTGGGGATTCCTGTTCGGTAGCCAAAGCGATATCCTGCAGAAAGCCATCAACAATAACTGGTTATCAACAGATTCTCTGCAGACCCAATTGTTTACACGGTCATTTGCAGAAAACCTCTCTCTGGTCGCCAACCTCGAACCTATCAAGGGACTTCGGATAGATCTTACAGCTGCCCGTACAGATAACTATAACTATACAGCTACTGTTCAATATAATTCCGGATCAGGAACATTTGAGCGTGTTACGCCATTTACAACAGGTAACTACAGCATTACGCAGATCGCCATTACGACAGCATTCAAAAACCATCAGGACCTGTTCCAAAAATTTGAAGAAAACCGGATGGTCACCTCCCAACGACTTGCCCAGACCAATGCAAACTCTGTAGGACAAAGTGCAGATTTCTATGCCGATGGTTATGGAAAAGCACAGCAAGACGTAGTCGTGAATGCATTCTTATCTACTTACCTTGGAAAAGATATCAATAAAAATAAGCTGAGCAGTATCCCCCGTACACCGCTTCCTAACTGGCGCGTCAGCTATAACGGACTAGGCAAACTGCCTGGGTTGAGTGATGTATTCTCATCCCTTACGGTTCTGCATAGCTATGCTTCGCAATATACAATCAGCGGATACAGCTCCGTGATACGCTATGAAGAAAATGCAGGTGCACCTTCAGAAAGAGATATCAATAACAACTTCCTGCCTAAAAATCAGTTCCAGCAGATCTCCATCATTGATCAGTTTGTACCACTCGTAGGTTTGGATGCACGATTCAAAAACAATATATCAGCAACATCAGAATACCGCAAAAACCGTAATGTGAACTTCAGTCTGCAGAATAGTCAGATGGCTATATTGACCGAAGAAGCTTTTGTACTGGGAGTCGGATTCAGAAAGAACAACTTCAGATTGCCGTTCGGATGGTTCAGTGACAGAAAGATGAATAATGATCTTAACTTTAAGCTGGACGTAGCGATCAATGATCGCAAAACACTGGTCTACAGATCTGACCTCAACCGTTCGGAAGTATCTGCAGGTAATAAGAGTATCAGCTTCAACCCAACTTTAGATTATATGCTGAATCAGACCTACAATATACGCCTGTTCCTCAATACGAATTCCGTAAGGCCATATACTTCTCAGAATTATGCAACATCATACACCAACTTTGGTATCAACCTAAGAGTGATGTTCCAATAA